The Leptolyngbya sp. CCY15150 genome window below encodes:
- a CDS encoding AtpZ/AtpI family protein produces the protein MPPDPPTRKRSRTLPDQIATKVTRKLLAQRRNHSVWYGFGMFGLVGWSVTIPALLGIALGIWIDRHVTSPYSWTLMGLVFGVAIGCMNAWYWIQKESQDD, from the coding sequence ATGCCTCCCGATCCTCCCACCCGCAAACGTTCACGCACCTTACCCGATCAGATTGCCACAAAAGTCACGCGTAAGCTGCTAGCCCAGCGTCGCAACCACAGCGTTTGGTATGGGTTTGGCATGTTTGGCCTAGTGGGTTGGTCGGTCACCATTCCGGCTCTGTTAGGCATTGCCCTCGGCATCTGGATCGATCGGCACGTTACCAGTCCCTATTCATGGACGCTAATGGGTCTGGTCTTTGGAGTTGCTATCGGCTGCATGAATGCTTGGTATTGGATTCAAAAGGAGAGTCAAGATGATTAA
- a CDS encoding F0F1 ATP synthase subunit epsilon — MHLKVTLPTKILVDQPVTKVIAEAENGAFCLLPRHVDYVTALAPGILMFDSPDGQTHVLAVDSGLLVKQGDGVLVATRHAIQGQDLQSLRELVDQQFRILDDQERQTRSSLAKLEASMARLFLNLS; from the coding sequence ATGCATCTCAAAGTCACCCTACCCACCAAAATCTTGGTTGACCAGCCGGTCACCAAGGTGATTGCTGAGGCTGAAAACGGTGCCTTTTGCCTACTGCCCCGCCATGTAGACTACGTCACCGCCCTGGCTCCCGGCATCTTAATGTTTGACAGCCCCGATGGTCAGACCCATGTGCTGGCGGTGGATTCTGGGCTGTTGGTCAAGCAAGGAGATGGGGTGTTGGTGGCCACCCGCCATGCCATCCAAGGTCAGGATTTACAAAGCCTACGGGAGTTGGTCGATCAGCAGTTTCGTATTCTCGATGACCAAGAACGCCAGACCCGCTCGTCCCTAGCCAAACTAGAAGCCTCCATGGCCCGCCTATTTCTCAACCTATCCTAG
- the atpD gene encoding F0F1 ATP synthase subunit beta: protein MTIASSPSNIDSKVVCGTIAAIRGSVVDVHFPEQLPNLHDILRDDRSTAIEVETYLTPHVIRGLALTPTTGLARGDRLTSTGTSLQVPVGDRLLGRMFNVFGQTIDGKAPIEGGDWRSIHANPQVSQERAIATELFRTGIKVIDLLAPLERGGKAGLFGGAGVGKTVLITEMIHNVVRRLEGVSIFCGIGERSREAEELYREMQEAGVLANTVMMFGQMNESPGARFRVGHAALTMAEYFRDDAHRDVLLMIDNIFRFIQAGSEVSGLMGRLPSRVGYQPTLATELAELEERIFSTPSHSITSVQAVYVPADDLTDPAAAHIFSHLSTSIVLSRKRVSEGLYPAVDPLQSGSKLLTPLVVGDRHYRIAQAVRKTLATYEELKDIIAMLGLEELARHERQVVYRARRLERFLTQPFFTTEQFTGLPGRLVELEDVLDGCERILNDEFSDRSETILYMIGTIDEAPAAQD from the coding sequence ATGACCATAGCTTCTAGTCCATCGAACATAGACTCAAAGGTCGTCTGCGGAACGATTGCAGCGATTCGGGGCAGTGTTGTTGATGTACACTTTCCCGAGCAATTACCCAACTTGCATGACATTCTGCGGGACGATCGCTCCACCGCCATTGAGGTCGAAACCTACCTCACCCCCCATGTTATCCGAGGGCTAGCCCTCACGCCCACCACCGGCCTGGCGCGGGGCGATCGCCTCACCTCCACCGGCACCTCCCTACAGGTTCCCGTGGGCGATCGCTTATTAGGACGCATGTTCAACGTTTTTGGGCAGACCATTGACGGCAAAGCCCCGATCGAAGGCGGTGACTGGCGATCCATCCATGCCAATCCTCAGGTATCTCAGGAACGGGCGATCGCCACCGAGCTTTTTCGTACCGGCATTAAGGTGATCGATCTGCTGGCACCCCTAGAGCGGGGCGGTAAAGCGGGACTCTTCGGGGGAGCTGGGGTGGGTAAAACGGTGTTGATCACCGAGATGATCCATAACGTGGTGCGGCGGCTGGAGGGGGTGAGTATCTTTTGCGGCATTGGTGAACGCAGCCGGGAAGCTGAAGAACTTTACCGCGAGATGCAGGAAGCGGGAGTGTTGGCCAATACGGTGATGATGTTTGGGCAAATGAATGAATCGCCCGGCGCAAGGTTTCGGGTGGGTCATGCGGCTCTGACCATGGCGGAATATTTCCGGGATGATGCCCATCGGGATGTGCTGTTGATGATAGACAACATTTTCCGGTTCATCCAGGCGGGGTCGGAGGTGTCGGGGCTGATGGGGCGGCTGCCGTCACGGGTGGGCTATCAACCAACCCTGGCAACGGAGTTGGCGGAGTTAGAAGAACGGATTTTTAGCACCCCCAGCCATTCCATCACCTCGGTACAGGCGGTCTATGTGCCGGCTGATGATCTCACCGATCCGGCTGCTGCCCATATTTTCTCGCACCTTTCAACCTCCATCGTCCTGTCGCGCAAACGGGTGAGCGAAGGTCTGTATCCGGCCGTAGATCCCCTACAGTCTGGCTCCAAGCTGCTGACGCCTTTGGTGGTGGGCGATCGCCACTATCGCATTGCCCAGGCGGTGCGTAAAACCTTGGCAACCTATGAGGAACTTAAAGACATCATTGCCATGCTGGGGTTAGAAGAACTGGCCCGCCATGAACGGCAGGTGGTTTACCGAGCCCGGCGGCTGGAGCGATTCCTCACCCAGCCCTTCTTCACCACCGAGCAATTTACGGGCTTGCCGGGGCGCTTGGTGGAACTAGAGGACGTGCTAGACGGCTGTGAGCGGATTCTCAACGATGAATTTAGCGATCGCTCTGAAACGATTCTCTATATGATCGGCACGATTGACGAAGCCCCTGCGGCCCAGGATTGA
- a CDS encoding adenylate/guanylate cyclase domain-containing protein produces the protein MLRRFLLKFNPSPPSKSTSGRRKINLIYLSYLIIGCITLSSTALTATNHPLIQLIEKRSQLIFYRLRGVVTPPDDIIILAIDQASLIQGEFYASKPEQYADLAPIQNWPWQRRAYAIALDRLMQARARSVSLDILFLDPSSYGIEDDQSLEQALQAYGDRIVLAGFYDAYIQDGNLIHQLAQPILWGAEDNHQGHINVIPGVDGRIYDQPSRYYDEVIATSIPQIPSFAEASLQAADRTTTLTPEMARSELYYYGPGGVTFRQVPFWEILDPVTWARHQRQGTFNNKLVLIGATAVSLEDIVRTPFDDRTPGVELHATAIANTLQGKVVTHWLPHPGYDAILVLIITGSSGILLWIVHKASRQVVLTLVLILSWASISYISFTLGRYTLPTMIPLGAIALSGSTAIVANSVQSQLEQQRLRRTLERYVASPIVQEILTHYSEDYQSLLKGKRLNATILFCDIRGFTTLSMNSDPEALVEQLNEYLDVMVEVILNAGGTVDKFIGDAIMAEFGSPLSQGEQTDTLNAVRAVLEMRKALVHLQAKWQDAGKPILFNGIGLNFGEVVAGDIGSLRRREYAVIGDTVNIASRVEGMTRKFWTDILITDSVYQWVKDEVNVVCVGNHPLKGRERNTVRLYTLVGMKGDDPSLYRTVHQRLRSTYHFSETTSAL, from the coding sequence ATGTTACGCCGTTTTTTATTGAAATTTAACCCCAGCCCACCGTCTAAAAGCACATCGGGTAGACGGAAGATAAATCTTATCTACCTAAGCTATTTAATCATTGGGTGTATCACCCTCAGCAGCACCGCGCTAACGGCTACCAACCATCCCTTAATTCAACTGATCGAAAAGCGATCGCAACTTATATTTTATCGACTGCGTGGGGTTGTCACACCACCCGACGATATTATCATTCTAGCAATTGACCAAGCATCTCTGATCCAAGGCGAGTTTTATGCATCCAAGCCAGAACAGTATGCCGATTTAGCTCCTATCCAAAACTGGCCCTGGCAGCGCCGTGCCTATGCGATCGCCCTTGATCGTCTCATGCAGGCGAGGGCGCGATCGGTATCCCTAGATATATTATTCCTAGACCCTAGTTCTTACGGCATTGAAGACGATCAGAGCCTAGAGCAAGCCCTGCAAGCCTATGGCGATCGCATTGTGTTGGCAGGGTTTTATGATGCCTATATTCAGGACGGTAACCTTATCCATCAACTAGCTCAGCCGATTCTATGGGGTGCAGAGGATAATCATCAAGGACATATTAACGTCATTCCAGGGGTAGATGGCCGCATCTATGATCAGCCCAGTCGCTATTATGACGAGGTAATTGCCACCTCGATTCCTCAGATCCCAAGTTTTGCAGAGGCCAGCCTACAGGCCGCTGACCGAACAACAACACTCACGCCCGAGATGGCACGGTCGGAACTCTACTACTATGGCCCAGGCGGGGTAACGTTTCGTCAGGTACCGTTTTGGGAGATTTTAGATCCCGTGACCTGGGCTAGGCATCAGCGGCAAGGAACGTTTAACAACAAACTTGTCTTAATTGGCGCAACCGCCGTCAGTTTAGAGGATATCGTCCGCACTCCCTTCGATGATCGAACCCCCGGCGTTGAACTCCATGCAACAGCGATCGCCAACACCTTGCAGGGAAAGGTCGTCACCCATTGGCTGCCCCATCCAGGGTATGATGCAATCCTGGTGTTGATCATCACCGGCAGTAGCGGCATTCTCCTGTGGATTGTTCACAAAGCATCCCGTCAGGTGGTGTTAACCCTCGTCCTGATTCTCAGTTGGGCAAGCATTAGTTATATTAGCTTTACCTTAGGGAGGTATACGTTACCCACGATGATTCCCCTAGGAGCGATCGCCCTGAGTGGTTCAACGGCGATCGTCGCTAATTCTGTCCAAAGCCAGCTTGAGCAACAGCGCTTGCGCCGTACGCTAGAACGATACGTGGCCTCTCCCATCGTGCAGGAAATTCTCACCCACTATTCTGAAGACTACCAATCCTTACTCAAGGGTAAGCGCCTCAATGCTACAATCCTGTTCTGCGACATCCGAGGATTTACAACCCTATCGATGAACTCTGACCCGGAAGCCCTCGTAGAACAGCTCAATGAATATCTGGATGTGATGGTTGAGGTGATCCTAAATGCCGGTGGTACAGTAGATAAGTTCATTGGCGATGCGATCATGGCAGAATTTGGATCGCCGCTGTCTCAAGGAGAACAGACTGATACACTCAATGCTGTGCGCGCCGTGTTAGAGATGCGGAAGGCGTTGGTTCATCTACAGGCTAAGTGGCAAGATGCAGGCAAGCCGATCTTATTTAACGGTATAGGTCTAAATTTCGGTGAAGTCGTTGCTGGTGATATCGGATCCTTGCGCCGTAGAGAATATGCGGTGATTGGTGATACGGTCAATATTGCTAGCCGCGTGGAAGGCATGACCCGGAAGTTCTGGACAGATATTTTAATCACAGATTCTGTCTATCAGTGGGTGAAGGATGAGGTGAATGTGGTGTGTGTGGGCAATCATCCCCTGAAAGGGCGGGAACGCAATACCGTACGTCTCTACACCCTGGTTGGCATGAAGGGCGATGATCCATCGCTATACCGAACGGTTCATCAACGTCTGCGCAGCACCTATCACTTCAGCGAGACAACCAGTGCCTTGTAA
- a CDS encoding FecR domain-containing protein produces MLRRLTGFMDRHWKTVLSFSLGLCLCFGLALVSTPSTAQSITSGRVTEILDSDQVYIQEAIARVNDTASQGQRVRTGSARAQINFNTGAVARLASNSVLTIGQCANLQSGTLLVNGSINGCTPSTLAGVRGTTYLLSVDEAGRETIQVLEGEVTLSKQVADDAAAAPPSDAAAAPLESPGVTSDVNRESITLTAGEKIQTTEGEEFGTVERMTANDFIEILLGELFDAFLTELPGMDQIRESFTQLFPDVPYPSGGSPVESIAPPRPSLPF; encoded by the coding sequence ATGCTACGAAGATTGACGGGGTTCATGGATCGTCACTGGAAAACGGTTTTGAGTTTTTCGTTGGGATTATGTCTATGCTTTGGGCTGGCATTGGTCAGTACGCCCAGTACAGCGCAATCGATCACCTCTGGACGAGTGACCGAAATTTTAGATAGCGATCAGGTCTATATCCAAGAGGCGATCGCTCGGGTGAACGACACGGCCAGCCAAGGGCAGCGCGTGCGTACCGGCAGTGCCCGTGCTCAAATTAACTTCAATACAGGAGCGGTCGCTCGTCTAGCCAGCAACTCCGTATTGACCATTGGGCAATGTGCCAATTTACAAAGCGGTACATTATTGGTGAATGGTTCGATCAATGGCTGCACACCTTCTACCCTAGCTGGGGTACGAGGTACGACCTATCTGCTGTCGGTGGATGAGGCGGGCCGGGAGACCATCCAGGTACTAGAAGGTGAAGTGACGCTGAGCAAGCAGGTGGCGGACGATGCGGCTGCGGCTCCCCCAAGCGATGCGGCTGCGGCTCCCCTAGAAAGCCCAGGCGTTACATCAGATGTCAACCGTGAATCCATCACGCTGACGGCAGGCGAAAAAATTCAAACCACAGAGGGTGAAGAGTTTGGCACCGTGGAGCGAATGACCGCGAATGACTTCATTGAGATTCTGCTGGGAGAATTATTCGATGCCTTCTTGACTGAACTGCCAGGCATGGATCAAATTCGTGAGAGCTTTACCCAGCTCTTTCCAGATGTGCCGTACCCCAGCGGTGGTTCACCAGTAGAGTCCATAGCGCCTCCTCGGCCTAGCCTACCTTTCTAG
- a CDS encoding fatty acid desaturase, protein MIDAQYNPPRPRWDVITFTIALHLAALLAIFPANFSWSAVGVAVMLHALTIGLGISLGFHRLATHRSFKVPKWLEYFFILCGTLAGQGAVKGWVGYHRMHHLYADRQGDPHDSSQGFWWSHIGWLMHTIPSSGELRRFTQDINGDPFYEFCHKHYIALQVVLGVLLYALGGMPWVVWGIFVRLFVGFHSTCFVNSACHMVGYRSHEVEDTSTNCWWVALLTFGEGWHNNHHANQSSVRYGWRWWELDMVWLTVWFLQSMGLASQVKATLPSSKSLATK, encoded by the coding sequence ATGATCGACGCTCAATACAACCCGCCTCGTCCGCGCTGGGATGTGATCACCTTTACGATCGCCCTCCATCTGGCTGCCCTGCTTGCCATCTTCCCCGCCAATTTCAGTTGGTCGGCCGTAGGGGTTGCAGTAATGCTCCATGCCCTCACCATTGGTTTAGGTATTTCCCTAGGGTTTCATCGTCTGGCAACCCACCGCAGCTTCAAAGTACCCAAGTGGCTAGAGTACTTTTTTATTCTCTGTGGCACCTTAGCTGGTCAGGGTGCGGTAAAGGGATGGGTGGGATATCACCGGATGCATCATCTCTATGCCGATCGCCAGGGCGATCCCCATGACTCTAGCCAAGGGTTTTGGTGGAGTCACATCGGCTGGCTGATGCACACCATTCCTAGCAGCGGTGAACTGCGGCGGTTTACCCAAGATATCAACGGCGACCCGTTCTATGAATTTTGCCATAAGCACTACATTGCTTTGCAGGTTGTGCTAGGTGTTTTACTCTATGCCTTGGGCGGAATGCCCTGGGTGGTGTGGGGTATCTTTGTACGGCTCTTTGTGGGCTTTCACAGCACCTGCTTTGTGAACAGCGCTTGTCATATGGTGGGCTATCGCTCCCATGAGGTTGAGGATACCTCCACCAATTGCTGGTGGGTGGCCCTGCTCACCTTTGGAGAAGGATGGCATAATAACCATCACGCGAACCAATCGTCTGTGCGATACGGCTGGCGCTGGTGGGAGCTTGATATGGTTTGGCTGACGGTGTGGTTCTTGCAATCCATGGGTCTGGCGAGTCAGGTTAAAGCAACCCTCCCTTCTAGCAAATCTCTAGCGACAAAATAG
- a CDS encoding class I SAM-dependent methyltransferase — translation MPQQKPSQFPDPQGDRFDRLPPGERYLYQLFSQIEDGNLTVVNPQGQMFQFGNTEGSPSLRLLVHNPKTYDRILAFGTLGFCEAYMEGWWDEANQNLVELIGLFYRSNVYAKARDKVTLGLALTVLAQRFKTVPVLIKNSRKNVQHHYDLGNEFYQRFLDPTLTYSCGYQLQPTDTLEQMQCQKYDLICQKLALQPGETLVDIGCGWGGMLTYAAERYGISGTGITLSVEQADLARQRIAERGLSDRIQIVIADYREIQGQYDKFVSIGMFEHVGKGSFGTFMTQASKLLKPNGVGLLHTIVTQSKERNGAWVDKYIFPGGYAPQLHELTHELWLTKLVLAHCENLKPHYAETMKRWAENFTMNRGAIAALSPTYDERFLRMWYLYLQSFEASFRYGGLHVYQLLFYKGKPWCLDVPLQFAATPHA, via the coding sequence GTGCCTCAGCAAAAACCAAGCCAATTTCCTGATCCTCAGGGCGATCGCTTTGATCGTCTACCACCGGGTGAGCGCTATCTCTATCAACTCTTTAGTCAGATTGAAGATGGCAATTTAACGGTGGTCAATCCTCAGGGGCAAATGTTTCAGTTTGGCAATACTGAAGGATCGCCATCCCTGCGCCTTTTGGTTCATAATCCCAAAACCTACGATCGCATTCTAGCCTTCGGCACCCTAGGCTTTTGTGAAGCCTACATGGAAGGCTGGTGGGATGAAGCAAACCAGAATTTAGTGGAGCTGATTGGGCTGTTCTATCGCAGCAATGTCTACGCCAAGGCCCGAGATAAGGTGACCCTGGGCCTTGCGCTGACGGTGCTGGCTCAGCGCTTCAAGACCGTGCCGGTGCTGATTAAAAATAGCCGCAAGAATGTTCAGCACCACTATGATTTGGGCAATGAGTTCTACCAGCGCTTCCTCGATCCGACGCTTACCTATTCCTGTGGCTATCAACTGCAGCCGACGGATACCCTAGAGCAAATGCAGTGTCAAAAGTATGACCTGATTTGCCAAAAGCTAGCCTTGCAGCCCGGAGAAACGCTTGTGGATATTGGCTGCGGCTGGGGTGGAATGCTCACCTATGCGGCAGAGCGCTATGGTATCTCAGGTACGGGCATTACCCTCAGCGTAGAGCAGGCAGATCTAGCCCGCCAGCGCATTGCAGAGCGAGGGTTGAGCGATCGCATCCAGATTGTGATTGCCGACTACCGCGAAATTCAAGGTCAGTATGACAAGTTCGTCAGCATTGGCATGTTTGAGCATGTGGGCAAGGGTAGCTTTGGCACCTTTATGACCCAGGCGTCGAAGCTACTGAAACCCAACGGCGTGGGCCTGCTGCATACCATCGTCACCCAGAGTAAAGAACGCAATGGAGCTTGGGTCGATAAGTATATTTTCCCCGGTGGCTACGCGCCGCAGCTCCACGAACTCACCCATGAACTTTGGCTGACCAAGCTAGTCCTGGCCCACTGTGAAAATCTGAAGCCCCACTATGCGGAGACGATGAAGCGTTGGGCGGAAAATTTCACGATGAATCGAGGGGCGATCGCTGCCCTATCGCCGACCTATGATGAACGCTTTCTGCGCATGTGGTATCTCTACTTGCAGTCCTTTGAGGCATCGTTTCGCTACGGCGGACTGCATGTGTACCAGCTCTTGTTCTATAAGGGCAAACCTTGGTGCTTGGATGTGCCGCTGCAGTTTGCCGCCACACCTCATGCCTAA